One stretch of Arachis hypogaea cultivar Tifrunner chromosome 20, arahy.Tifrunner.gnm2.J5K5, whole genome shotgun sequence DNA includes these proteins:
- the LOC112784297 gene encoding 26S proteasome non-ATPase regulatory subunit 7 homolog A, with protein sequence MDVIKTQQISSRAIEKVIVHPLVLLSIVDNYNRVAKDTRKRVVGVLLGSTLKGTVDVTNSYAVPFEEDDKDPSIWFLDHNYHESMFSMFKRINAKEHVVGWYSTGPKLRENDLDIHGLFNDYVPNPVLVIIDVEPKELGIPTKAYYAVEEVKENATQKSQKVFVHVPSEIAAHEVEEIGVEHLLRDVKDTTISTLATEVSGKLTALKGLDARLKEIRSYLDLVIDGKLPLNHEILYHLQDVFNLLPNLNVSDLIKAFAVKTNDMMLVIYLSSLIRSVIALHNLINNKMLNKEHERTEDSKSVPVPSAAAS encoded by the exons ATGGACGTGATAAAGACGCAGCAGATATCGTCTCGGGCGATAGAGAAGGTTATAGTGCACCCACTGGTGCTGCTGAGCATCGTCGACAACTACAACAGAGTCGCCAAAGACACTCGCAAACGCGTCGTCGGCGTTCTTCTCGGCTCCACCCTCAAGGGCACCGTCGACGTCACCAACAGCTATGCCG TGCCCTTTGAAGAAGATGACAAGGATCCTAGCATCTGGTTCCTTGACCATAATTATCATGAATCAATGTTTTCTATGTTTAAGAGAATAAACG caAAGGAACATGTCGTGGGCTGGTATAGCACTGGTCCTAAACTGCGTGAAAATGACCTCGACATTCATGGACTATTTAATGA CTATGTTCCCAATCCTGTTTTGGTTATAATTGATGTGGAACCTAAGGAGCTTGGAATTCCAACAAAAGCTTACTATGCAGTTGAAGAGGTTAAAGAG AATGCCACTCAGAAAAGCCAAAAGGTCTTTGTTCATGTACCATCTGAGATTGCTGCTCATGAGGTTGAGGAGATAG GAGTAGAACACTTGCTTAGAGATGTGAAGGATACAACAATTAGCACCCTCGCAACAGAG GTGAGTGGAAAACTCACAGCCTTGAAGGGTCTGGATGCAAGACTTAAAGAGATAAGGAGTTACCTTGACCTTGTCATTGATGGAAAGCTTCCATTGAACCACGAAATCCTGTACCATTTGCAG GATGTGTTCAACCTGCTACCAAATCTTAATGTCTCCGATCTGATCAAGGCTTTTGCAG TGAAAACCAATGATATGATGCTGGTAATTTACCTCTCATCCCTCATCAGAAGTGTAATTGCACTCCACAATTTGATAAATAACAAG ATGCTTAACAAAGAACATGAGAGGACAGAAGACTCCAAATCAGTACCAGTACCAAGTGCAGCTGCAAGTTAG